A portion of the Vreelandella subglaciescola genome contains these proteins:
- the uraH gene encoding hydroxyisourate hydrolase, which translates to MGYLTTHVLDTAQGRPGQDIKIEVIRINGSERQVIKTVTTNDDGRCDSPILEGDDFVTGEYELVFHAGDYLRAQGFKADEPRFLDVIPLRFGVSDASEHYHVPLLVSPYSYSTYRGS; encoded by the coding sequence ATGGGCTATTTAACGACCCACGTGCTGGACACAGCACAAGGCCGTCCGGGTCAGGACATCAAGATCGAAGTGATTCGCATCAATGGTAGCGAGCGTCAGGTTATCAAGACCGTGACTACCAATGATGACGGCCGCTGTGATTCGCCGATTCTTGAAGGCGATGATTTTGTGACCGGTGAATACGAGCTGGTGTTCCACGCCGGCGATTACCTGCGTGCTCAGGGCTTCAAGGCTGACGAACCGCGTTTTCTTGACGTGATTCCGCTGCGCTTTGGCGTGTCTGACGCAAGCGAACACTACCATGTACCGCTGTTGGTTTCTCCCTACAGCTACTCTACCTATCGCGGTAGCTAA
- a CDS encoding urate hydroxylase PuuD produces the protein MQAYLIDFANLLLRWLHVIAAISWIGESIYFVMLDNGLRKPKAEEDREKGVFGEMWAVHGGGFYHNQKYATAPEKLPADLHWSFWKAYTTWLTGFGLFVLLYMTNPSFYLVNPNSDWSWAADMTGWQANVVALLFLLGGWVVYNELCKRISPNMTRDGILSVAVAIMMIVVSYLSTHIFSGRAAFLLTGAVMATAMSANVFFWIIPGQRRMVKAMKAGETPNPLDGKRGKQRSVHNTYFTLPVVLLMVSNHYSFVFSQELAWVMMVLFIFAGAVIRQFFVLMHGGSKQPGYLVAGAVLILAAIWLGAPSASVEEESEAVANMDATGKAEVTALVETHCTQCHAQEPTHPGFSAPPAGYAFDDWDVVLNHKDKIQEVVKSGYMPLGNTTGMTQEQRDVIAAWEE, from the coding sequence ATGCAAGCGTACCTTATCGATTTTGCTAACCTGCTGCTGCGCTGGCTGCACGTTATCGCCGCTATCTCATGGATTGGCGAATCCATTTATTTCGTGATGCTGGACAACGGTCTGCGTAAGCCCAAGGCTGAGGAAGACCGTGAGAAAGGCGTGTTCGGCGAAATGTGGGCGGTTCACGGCGGTGGTTTCTACCACAACCAGAAATACGCCACGGCACCGGAAAAGTTGCCGGCGGATCTGCACTGGTCGTTCTGGAAGGCCTATACCACCTGGCTGACCGGTTTTGGTCTGTTCGTCCTGCTTTATATGACCAACCCGAGTTTCTACCTGGTCAACCCGAATAGCGACTGGTCCTGGGCTGCCGATATGACCGGCTGGCAGGCCAACGTTGTGGCGCTGCTGTTCTTGCTGGGCGGCTGGGTCGTCTACAACGAGCTGTGCAAGCGTATCAGCCCCAACATGACCCGCGACGGCATCTTGAGTGTTGCGGTAGCGATCATGATGATCGTGGTATCGTACCTGAGCACGCACATCTTCTCCGGGCGTGCAGCATTTCTGCTCACCGGTGCGGTCATGGCCACGGCGATGTCGGCCAACGTTTTCTTCTGGATCATTCCCGGCCAGCGCCGCATGGTCAAGGCGATGAAAGCGGGCGAGACGCCCAATCCGCTTGACGGCAAGCGTGGCAAACAGCGTTCGGTGCACAACACCTACTTCACGCTGCCGGTTGTACTGCTGATGGTCAGCAACCACTATTCCTTCGTCTTCTCTCAGGAGTTGGCCTGGGTGATGATGGTGCTGTTCATCTTCGCCGGTGCAGTGATTCGTCAGTTCTTCGTGCTGATGCACGGCGGCAGCAAGCAGCCAGGCTATCTTGTAGCAGGTGCCGTGCTTATTCTGGCCGCTATCTGGCTGGGCGCGCCGAGTGCGAGCGTTGAAGAAGAAAGCGAAGCCGTGGCCAACATGGACGCCACGGGCAAAGCTGAAGTCACGGCGCTGGTGGAAACGCACTGTACTCAGTGCCACGCGCAGGAGCCGACGCATCCGGGCTTCTCCGCGCCGCCGGCCGGCTATGCCTTTGATGACTGGGACGTTGTGCTCAACCACAAGGACAAGATCCAGGAAGTCGTCAAAAGCGGCTACATGCCGCTGGGTAACACCACGGGTATGACTCAGGAACAGCGCGACGTGATCGCCGCCTGGGAAGAATAA
- the puuE gene encoding allantoinase PuuE, translating to MSQRDYPRDLIGYGKNPPQANWPGKAKIAVQFVLNYEEGAENNVLHGDEGSEQFLSEMVGAASFPDRHLSMESIYEYGSRAGVWRFLREFEKRGLPLTVFGVAMALERNPDVAQAFKDLGHEVACHGYRWINYQEVPEDVEREHMKKAMEIFQRLYGEKPDGLYIGRDSPNTRRLAQDEGGFTYDSDYYGDDLPFWVREADSQGEEHDQLVLPYTMDTNDMRFASPGGFNTGEHFFTYLRDAFDVLYAEGEETPKMLTIGMHCRMLGRPGRFRALQRFLDYIESHDDVWVARRVDIARHWAKEHPAPGR from the coding sequence ATGTCGCAACGTGACTATCCGCGTGACCTGATTGGCTATGGCAAAAATCCGCCCCAGGCCAACTGGCCGGGCAAAGCCAAAATCGCCGTACAGTTTGTGCTTAACTACGAAGAAGGCGCAGAAAACAACGTACTCCACGGCGATGAAGGGTCGGAGCAGTTCCTGTCTGAAATGGTCGGCGCGGCGTCGTTTCCCGACCGCCACCTGAGCATGGAATCCATCTACGAGTACGGCTCGCGGGCGGGCGTATGGCGTTTTCTGCGTGAGTTTGAAAAGCGCGGCCTGCCGCTGACCGTATTCGGCGTAGCGATGGCGCTTGAGCGTAACCCGGATGTAGCGCAGGCGTTCAAGGATCTGGGTCACGAAGTGGCGTGCCACGGCTACCGCTGGATCAACTATCAGGAAGTGCCCGAGGACGTTGAGCGCGAGCACATGAAGAAAGCCATGGAGATTTTCCAGCGGCTTTACGGCGAGAAGCCCGACGGCTTGTATATCGGCCGCGACAGCCCCAACACGCGTCGTCTGGCGCAGGACGAGGGCGGCTTTACATACGATAGCGACTACTACGGCGATGACCTGCCGTTCTGGGTCCGCGAAGCCGACAGCCAAGGTGAAGAGCATGACCAGCTGGTCTTGCCTTACACCATGGACACCAACGACATGCGCTTTGCTTCCCCCGGTGGTTTCAATACCGGCGAGCATTTTTTCACCTACCTGCGCGATGCGTTTGACGTGCTCTACGCCGAAGGCGAAGAAACGCCCAAGATGCTCACGATCGGCATGCACTGCCGGATGCTGGGTCGGCCGGGCCGTTTCCGCGCCCTGCAGCGCTTCCTCGACTACATCGAGTCGCACGATGACGTCTGGGTCGCGCGCCGCGTGGATATCGCGCGCCACTGGGCCAAGGAACACCCCGCGCCCGGCCGTTAA
- a CDS encoding bifunctional allantoicase/(S)-ureidoglycine aminohydrolase, translated as MSHTYYAPHGGHPPQTQLTSDRAVFTEAYAVIPKGVMRDIVTSNLPFWNDTRLWVLARPLTGFAETFSQYIMEVLPGGGSDKPELDPQAEGVLFVVEGEMTLTLEGQTHAMKTGGYAFIPPGSNWQLHNESSEPVRFHWVRKAYEFVEGIDVPEAFVTNDNDLAPTEMPDTDGRWATTRFADPSDVRHDMHVNIVTFQPGASIPFDETHIMEHGLYVLEGKAVYHLNQNWVEVEAGDFMWLRSFCPQACYAGGPGPFRYLLYKDVNRHPKLKINAL; from the coding sequence ATGAGCCATACCTATTACGCACCCCATGGCGGGCATCCGCCGCAGACGCAGCTGACGTCTGACCGTGCCGTTTTCACCGAAGCCTATGCGGTGATTCCCAAAGGCGTGATGCGCGACATCGTCACCAGCAACCTGCCGTTCTGGAATGACACGCGTCTGTGGGTACTGGCGCGTCCGCTGACCGGCTTCGCCGAGACGTTTTCCCAGTACATCATGGAAGTTCTGCCCGGCGGCGGCAGCGACAAGCCCGAGCTCGACCCCCAGGCCGAAGGCGTGCTGTTTGTCGTTGAAGGCGAAATGACGCTGACCCTGGAAGGTCAGACGCACGCCATGAAAACCGGCGGCTACGCGTTTATTCCGCCGGGCAGCAACTGGCAGCTGCACAACGAGTCCAGCGAACCAGTACGCTTCCACTGGGTGCGCAAGGCCTATGAGTTTGTCGAAGGCATCGACGTGCCCGAAGCGTTCGTCACCAACGACAACGACCTGGCGCCGACTGAAATGCCGGACACCGATGGCCGCTGGGCCACCACGCGCTTTGCCGATCCGTCCGATGTGCGTCACGACATGCACGTCAACATCGTGACCTTCCAGCCGGGCGCGTCGATTCCGTTTGACGAAACCCACATCATGGAACACGGCCTTTACGTGCTCGAAGGCAAGGCGGTTTACCACCTCAACCAGAACTGGGTTGAAGTGGAAGCCGGCGACTTCATGTGGCTGCGCTCCTTCTGCCCGCAGGCCTGCTATGCCGGCGGTCCGGGGCCGTTCCGCTACCTGCTGTACAAGGACGTCAACCGCCATCCCAAGCTCAAGATCAATGCCCTGTAA
- a CDS encoding ureidoglycolate lyase, translating into MLELNAEPLTAEAFAPFGDVIDARTSDSFPINSGRTQRHHDLAKVDTLGENAHTLVSIFVSQPITTPLELTFLERHPQGSQAFMPLHEERFIVVVAPAGETIDSGDVRAFVTDGRQGVNYGAGVWHAIQSVLEREGEFLVVDRGGDGNNCDEHPLDLRITLKD; encoded by the coding sequence ATGTTGGAACTCAACGCAGAGCCGCTGACGGCTGAAGCCTTTGCGCCCTTTGGCGACGTGATTGATGCGCGCACCTCGGACTCGTTTCCGATCAACTCTGGCCGCACACAGCGCCATCATGATCTGGCGAAAGTAGACACGCTGGGTGAAAACGCGCATACGCTGGTGAGCATTTTTGTCAGCCAGCCGATCACAACGCCGCTTGAGCTGACGTTTCTCGAGCGTCACCCGCAGGGCAGTCAGGCGTTCATGCCGCTGCATGAAGAGCGCTTCATCGTGGTGGTAGCGCCGGCCGGTGAAACCATCGATTCGGGCGACGTACGTGCGTTTGTCACCGACGGTCGTCAGGGCGTGAACTACGGCGCCGGCGTTTGGCATGCGATTCAATCGGTGCTCGAGCGTGAAGGCGAGTTTCTGGTGGTTGATCGCGGCGGTGACGGCAACAACTGCGACGAACACCCGCTGGATCTGCGCATTACGCTGAAAGACTAA
- a CDS encoding DUF192 domain-containing protein, which yields MTLTRRRLLYAALTLPAAALMPTSWLWAQTPQANDRRTAVIHTAQGPHRLSVEVAKTPAQRAQGLMGRRQLGAEHGMLFVYTRLQRARSAFWMYRTLIPLDIAFIDGDGRIVSLQTMPPCASDDSAQCPTYSPGSAYHAALEVNAGYFAERGISEGDCVSAPMLSGKCPTE from the coding sequence ATGACGCTGACCCGTCGCCGCCTGCTGTATGCTGCGCTTACGTTGCCGGCCGCCGCCCTTATGCCCACCTCATGGCTTTGGGCACAGACGCCACAAGCCAATGATCGCCGTACGGCGGTAATCCACACAGCCCAAGGGCCGCACCGGCTAAGCGTCGAGGTGGCGAAAACGCCGGCCCAGCGCGCGCAGGGGTTGATGGGGCGCCGGCAGCTCGGCGCCGAACATGGCATGCTGTTCGTCTACACTCGTCTCCAGCGAGCGCGCAGCGCCTTCTGGATGTATCGCACCCTGATACCGCTAGATATCGCCTTTATTGATGGCGACGGGCGCATTGTCAGCCTGCAAACCATGCCGCCTTGCGCGTCGGACGATTCAGCGCAGTGCCCCACCTACTCGCCGGGCAGCGCCTATCACGCCGCGCTTGAGGTTAACGCCGGCTACTTCGCTGAACGGGGTATTAGCGAGGGCGACTGCGTTTCGGCACCGATGCTTTCCGGGAAGTGCCCGACGGAATAA